In Flammeovirgaceae bacterium, the sequence GTCACCCGTTCCGTGAATGAGCAGAAAATGCCCCTGGAGCCTGTCGGCATATTTTATGGGCGAGTTGTCATCGTAGCCGCTGGCATTGTCTTTCGGCAATTGCATGTAGCGCTCGGTATAAATGTTATCGTAGTACCGCCAGTTGGTAACCGGTGCCCCGGCAATACCCAGTTTATACACGCCTGCTCCTTTTGTCATTACCAGCGATGCCATGAATCCGCCATAACTCCATCCGTAAATGCCCAGGCGCGAGCCATCCACATAGGGCAATGAAGCGAGGTATTTTCCGCCAGCCAGTAAATCCTCCAGTTCCAGCTTGCCCATTTCTTTATAGGTTTGCTTTACAAACTTTTCTCCGCGGTAGCCCGACCCGCGGGTATCCAGCGTAACCACCAGGTAGCCCTTTTGAACAAGTAATTGGCCCCAGGTATCCGGGCCGTATGCCTGGCGCACACTGGGTGCACGCGGGCCGCTGTACTGAAATACCATAACGGGGTATTTTTTTGATGGATCAAAATCGCGCGGCTTCATTATGGTTGCATCCAGTTGGGTTATGCCATCAGCCGATGGATAGGTAAAGAACTCCCGGCCTACAAGTCCGTATTCTTCCGCGCGTTTGCTGAGCGCCTCATTGGTCTCAATCACTTTCACCTGCTTGTTTCCTTTTACCTGAAACAAGGTTACCTGCAGTGGCTGCGAAGCGCTGGTAAAGTAATCAAGGTAGTATTGGTAGTCGGTGCTGAGATTGATGGTGTGCGTACCTGGCACCGAAGTTAAAGCCGTTTTCTTCTTGCCGTCATAGCTGATGGCAAAGAGCTGTCGGCCAAGGTGACCTCCTTCTGTAGAGATGTAGTACAGCGTCTTTGACTTTTCATCGGCACCCAGAAATTCAGTTACTTCCCAATCGCCCCGGGTAATCTGGTTAACCGGTTTGCCGTCAATCGTGTAGAGGTACAGGTGCTTGTACCCGCTTTGCTCGCTGGAGTGAACAAAATGCTTTCCATCATTCAGGTAGGTAAGATCATCGCAATAGTCGATATCAATATACTTATCGTTTTTTTCGGTTAGCACTACTTTGCTTGTTCCTGTACTTGCATCGGCATGAAGTATATCGAGCACATTCTGGAGGCGGCTTAACCTGCGGATAGAAAGGGTGTTTGGGTTGGTTGTCCATTTAACCCGAGGAATATAAATATCGGTTTCACTACCGATGTCGGCTTTTATTTTTTTGCCGGATGCCAAATCATAAATCCATATCTCAACCACTGAATTAGCTTCACCGGCTTTGGGATATTTAAACACGTAGTCTTCCGGGTACAGTGCACCTTTATTCCACTTTTGCATGGTGTATTGCCTCACGTTCGATTCATCGAAGCGATGGTAGGCCAGTTTCTTCCCATCGGGCGACCAGTAGAATGCTTTGGCGAAACTAAATTCCTCTTCATACACCCAGTCGGTGCTGCCGTTAATGATGTGGTTAAACTTCCCGTCATCGGTAACCTGTACTTCCTTCATGCTTGAAAGGTTAACATAAAACAGGTTGTTGCCGCGCACAAAAGCCACGTTGGCTGCATCGGGCGAAAGGGCGGCATACGATTGCTTGCCGTTTGGCGATAACTTTTGTACTGTTTTAGTTGCTAAATCATAGATGTAATATTCGGCTTTGAAGGATCTTCTGTAAATACCTTCGCGTTCCGTCATCAGCAAAAGTTTTTTCTCATCGCTGCTGAATTCATAATCCTGAATAGAAATTTTCGGTGTGAGTGCATCACCATCGCAAAGCATTTCCTCGGCCTGGCCGGTGGTTATGTTAATCCTGACAATCTTATTTCCATCCTGAGAAGAATAATACTTGCCATCTTTCATCCAGTTAATACCATACACCGAGCGTGTGGCAAACGTGTTTCGGAGGGTAAAGTCATCAACGGTGATTTGTTTTTGAGCGCTAATAGCAAGCGACTGAAGTATGAGCAGGGCTGTGATTAATTGTTTCATCCGTTAGAGGTTTAATTCTGTCTTCAAATTTTGCATTAAAAAAATTGAAATAGCAATTCAAAGGTACAGGCGGGTAAATTACCGGACGAACCGTATTGCCAATTTGCTCAACCTTGGTTACAAACAAACTGGTGTGGCAAGGAAAGATTCAATAAATACATTTGACTGTTAGCCAGGAGAACACACGTTCTTACTACTTTTAGTTCCATGAAACCCGAAAAACAGTCTGTTGATGAGATCATTACTGATTTACCCATACATGAACAGGTAATCGTGAAACGGCTTCGTTTACTTATTCTGGAATGCCTGCCTTACGCCAGGGAAAAGAACAACTACGGTGTGCCATTTTATACACGCAACCGCATGA encodes:
- a CDS encoding S9 family peptidase; this translates as MKQLITALLILQSLAISAQKQITVDDFTLRNTFATRSVYGINWMKDGKYYSSQDGNKIVRINITTGQAEEMLCDGDALTPKISIQDYEFSSDEKKLLLMTEREGIYRRSFKAEYYIYDLATKTVQKLSPNGKQSYAALSPDAANVAFVRGNNLFYVNLSSMKEVQVTDDGKFNHIINGSTDWVYEEEFSFAKAFYWSPDGKKLAYHRFDESNVRQYTMQKWNKGALYPEDYVFKYPKAGEANSVVEIWIYDLASGKKIKADIGSETDIYIPRVKWTTNPNTLSIRRLSRLQNVLDILHADASTGTSKVVLTEKNDKYIDIDYCDDLTYLNDGKHFVHSSEQSGYKHLYLYTIDGKPVNQITRGDWEVTEFLGADEKSKTLYYISTEGGHLGRQLFAISYDGKKKTALTSVPGTHTINLSTDYQYYLDYFTSASQPLQVTLFQVKGNKQVKVIETNEALSKRAEEYGLVGREFFTYPSADGITQLDATIMKPRDFDPSKKYPVMVFQYSGPRAPSVRQAYGPDTWGQLLVQKGYLVVTLDTRGSGYRGEKFVKQTYKEMGKLELEDLLAGGKYLASLPYVDGSRLGIYGWSYGGFMASLVMTKGAGVYKLGIAGAPVTNWRYYDNIYTERYMQLPKDNASGYDDNSPIKYADRLQGHFLLIHGTGDDNVHFQNSVALQDALINAGKQFRSFYYPDDPHGVRGAKRRHHLYTMMTDFILEKL